A section of the Triticum dicoccoides isolate Atlit2015 ecotype Zavitan chromosome 7A, WEW_v2.0, whole genome shotgun sequence genome encodes:
- the LOC119331164 gene encoding probable leucine-rich repeat receptor-like protein kinase At2g28990, whose product MFIDHYMFRWNIVRSFFQFATKFSKKKRSYASPSCGTTIPEPMNSVNIYYIYYGSLHVLLEQGQFGVVYFGYLKDGTPVAVKTRLESSSHGVNEFLAEALHLIRVHHRNLVNLVSHYKDGHHSTLVYEYKLLICIALSCNKCVDTYKQRGAPEAREGMAALEVVPRRGQGRDMQQ is encoded by the exons ATGTTTATAGATCACTACATGTTCCGTTGGAACATTGTGAGGTCCTTTTTCCA GTTTGCTACTAAATTCTCAAAAAAGAAACGTTCTTATGCATCACCATCATGTGGAACCACGATACCTGAACCAATGAACTCAGTGAACATATATTATATTTATTATGGATCATTACATGTTCTGCTGGAACAAG GTCAGTTTGGAGTAGTCTATTTTGGCTACTTGAAAGATGGAACCCCAGTTGCAGTCAAAACACGCTTAGAATCATCATCTCATGGGGTTAATGAGTTCTTGGCAGAG GCTCTACATCTAATAAGAGTTCATCACAGGAACTTGGTCAATCTGGTTAGCCACTACAAGGATGGACACCACTCAACTCTTGTCTACGAGTATAAATTGCTAATTTGCATTGCTCTTTCGTGCAACAAGTGCGTTGATACTTACAAACAACGAG GAGCACCGGAAGCGAGGGAGGGCATGGCTGCACTGGAGGTTGTCCCAAGGCGAGGGCAGGGCAGAGACATGCAACAATGA